DNA sequence from the uncultured Ilyobacter sp. genome:
TTTTTAAGTGTACTGTTATAGACATTGAATTCAAGGAATTTAGAAATAATAAGTACTCCTCTATAAGTACCTATGCAAAAAAAGCCCGGGGAATGATGGCAGACTATATAATAAGAAAAAAATGTAAACTTCCAGAAGAGATAAAACATTTTGACAAGGATGGATATTCATTTAACAAAGAGCTGTCCTCAGAAACCAAATACGTCTTTACCAGATAGATTTTTGTGTGATTTTCTCTTGAAACTAATTTTTTTGAACAAAATACTGCTTACAGAAAGAGGAATAAATGAAAAAATTATTGTTTTTATTTTTGACCGTATACACATTTACATTTGCTATCACAGACTTTCCATCTCTCAAATGGAAGGACGGGGAATTTGATATCCTCATGTCTTTTCCAGGTATAGAGGAGGATCTTAATTATCTTCAAGATACAAAAATTCTTTCCAAGGAAAATCCAAAGGAAAAAATAAGCTCCTATAAGTTCCACATGAAAAATGAAAGTCTCTATAAGATTGAAGTGATTTTTGATTCTTCTAAGATTAAAAAAAGCGATATCAAAGAAATCTATGAAACTTTAGAAAAAACAATGGGACAGCCTGTATCGAGAAATCCTATCGATATCAGTCTTGGAGATATGAAACTAAAAGGAAATTCGATCACCTTTTTCCCAGATAATGAAACCACAGTATTTCTAAAGGGGATAGATACACTAGATAAAGATGATACAATGACTAATTCACAGTTGATTCTTGAATATCGGGACAACGAGATGTTAAACATAATCAATTAGTGACCATTACACTAAATAGTATTTATAACAAAAAAGAGTGCTAAGCACTCTTTTTATTATTGATGTTATACACAATAAGCGAAGTAAATACTAAGATCATTCCAAGTACACTTATAAAGTTTGGGCTTTCTTCTGGAAGCAAGCTCCAGCTGATCACTGCTCCTAAAACAGGTATTATAAATTTCAACATGTTTAATTCAGAAACCTTCATACCTTCTATTTGTATCGCAATAAACCAAAGAGAGAATGCAGCAGCAGAAACAAAGGCAAGCCATAAAAGACTCATATAAAACTCCTTGGGTAGGCTAAAAAATTCAATGTTATAGTTCTGTTCGAAAATTCGACTCATTAAAAGCAGCATAGAACCTCCCCAAAGCATCTGGTTAGAAGTAAGAAACCTTCCATCGATTCCACCTTTTATCTGTGCCACCTTTATGTTGGCATAACTAGAAAGAGATGAGTTCATCAAAAGAAGAAATATCCCCATGGCCTCTTTTCTGCCCACAGGAGTTATAGGCTTGGTGTTTAAAATTATAACCCCTATACCCAGAATGCCCAAAAGTATGCTCATAAACTTCATCCTGTCCATTTTGTCGTTATCCATTATAAAATGAGTCATAACTGCAGTTATAAGAGGACCGGTACCTATTATTATGGCTGCAGTGGCTCCGCTCACATATTTCATAGCAGTATAGTAAAGGGCATATCCTATCCCAACATTTAGAAGGGCTACATATGTTATTACCCTTCTGTGGGTTGCTAAAAGAACGAATAAATTTTTTCTCCAGCAAAAGGGAATAAGAATAATCCCAGCCAGAGTGAATCTCATTCCTGCAAAGGTAAGAGGTGCAGGTACATATTTAAATCCTATCTTGACCCATGCAAAGGCACTAGACCACAAAAAACAAGCCAAAATCCCCATTATAATACCGTGATGTTTCTTTAGAGTCACTCAATATCACCCGTCCTTTTTTTGTTGTATCTCATTTTACATCAACTTTATACCAAAAGATATATCTTTCAAAAAATAAAAAAAAGAACCTAAACGGTTCAAATAATGGCGGGAGTGACGAGACTCGAACTCGCGACCCCCGGCGTGACAGGCCGGTGCTCTAACCAACTGAGCTACACCCCCATTAGGTATATATATTTGTAAAAAATATGGTGGTCGCAACAGGACTTGAACCTGTGACCCCCTGCTTGTAAGGCAGGTGCTCTCCCAACTGAGCTATGCGACCTTTGGTGGTGCCCAGAGGCGGAATCGAACCACCGACACGGGGATTTTCAGTCCCCTGCTCTACCGACTGAGCTATCTGGGCATATGGCGGAGGATGAGAGACTCGAACTCTCATGGCTTTTACACCGCCGGTTTTCAAGACCGGTGCCTTACCAATTAGACTAATCCTCCATATTGGTACCCCGTAGG
Encoded proteins:
- a CDS encoding DMT family transporter, which codes for MTLKKHHGIIMGILACFLWSSAFAWVKIGFKYVPAPLTFAGMRFTLAGIILIPFCWRKNLFVLLATHRRVITYVALLNVGIGYALYYTAMKYVSGATAAIIIGTGPLITAVMTHFIMDNDKMDRMKFMSILLGILGIGVIILNTKPITPVGRKEAMGIFLLLMNSSLSSYANIKVAQIKGGIDGRFLTSNQMLWGGSMLLLMSRIFEQNYNIEFFSLPKEFYMSLLWLAFVSAAAFSLWFIAIQIEGMKVSELNMLKFIIPVLGAVISWSLLPEESPNFISVLGMILVFTSLIVYNINNKKSA